Part of the Marasmius oreades isolate 03SP1 chromosome 5, whole genome shotgun sequence genome is shown below.
CCCAAGACATAACCAGAATTCACCAGGGTCACCGATGCCAACTGGATTTGAGGAGAAAGGTGTAGTATATTGCTTCTGTCGTTCGGGGTCACCACACTGAGGTCATGCAGGCCATTGATTTAATCGAGAGATACGAGAACACAATCGCTACTGCAACGGTTCTCAAATACAAACTTGTGAGTGGCTAGCTCCCTGGAAGGTCATAGAGCCAATGGTAAACTCGATAGAAAATTGCTCAAGTCGAGGCGCGGCTCAAATTCAGACGAGGCCCCGTTAGATCCAGCCTCGCCAGGATCATTGCTGTCGTCGTTAGTGGCTCAGATAGCGGTTAACGCAGCCCTATCAATTTTCACAAGTTGGCTGTGGTTATAACCCTAGGCTTTTTATTGTATGAGAACGATATCGTGTATTAGTACACACTCTGTTATGAAGGCGTTCACGTTGACGTTCACGGGTGCGTCTGGCGGAAATATTGACAGTTGAGGGAAGTGTTCGTTGCCTACGATATTGGGCCTAGGAATGAAGACTGAGGTAACTTACTGTTGTCAATGCCTGCACTTGAGTGAGACTGAACGGGAAAGAAAAGTTGAAGCGGCACATCCTCTTTGTATGAAAATTCCTAGGGCCATAATCTCAAACAAAACCCAACCGCGCAGTTGGTATGGTGGTGGAAGCCATCAATGCGGAAGAACAAGTCAATCAAGAACCGCCGAACCCAATTGATAGCTATGGTGGCCAGCATGCACCGTAAGATGGGTTCAAAACAAACTCTGAACTCCCTGGAACGCAAGGCGACAAGGTCACGTCGACCACAAACCACCGAACTCAATCAACAGCTATAGTGGCCAACCTGAGCAACCTCCGCCGTGAAATGGGCAGAACGCAAACTCCGAACGCCCTGAAACGCAAAACGCAAGTTGACAAGGTGACAAGTCAACCGCGAACCGCCAAACTTAATCGACAGCTATGGTGGCCAACCTGAACAACGTTCACCTCCTACGCCGTGAAATGGATTCAAAGCAAACTTTGAACGTCCTGGAAGGCAAGGTGGCATCGTTCTACTGTCTCTCGTTATTGCAGCACATCCTGTTGAATATGGCAAACTTCGCAGAAACTACTGATATTCTTGTGAAAGCAAAAACAACTAATTTATTGCCTATCAGTAAATGAATCCCTATCCATCGATGTCAACTCTATTATGAATTAAATACTTACGTTCATCTCCCAATACCTTTCCTCTTTTTCCATTCCTTGGAGAGCTCCCTGATACGATCTGCTAGTTTCTTGCGGTGTTCGCCGATACCACCAATATCCCAAAGTCCAGGTCGATTGATGACCATATCTTGAATGTAGGCAACGTTCTTGAAGAATGTGCGAACGTAATGTAAAAGAAAGATGCCGCAGTCGCACCCATTAGTTTGCTGCGGAACCTGGACGGATGGGGTCAGATGAAGGGAGGAAGTGAGTCCAGACATAAACTCACCTGCATGACCACCCCTGTCGGTTCAGTAAGTGAGTCTCTACTCATATTCTTCTTGTCAACCACTTCGCTCTTCAGGTATTTTCCGAGAGAATCCACTACTTGATCATTCGCATGACCGAGAGAGTCGAGAATAAAGATCCTGGTCCTGAAATTGGAGGTCAACGCGTGCAGATGTTCAAACAAAGCAAGGCCGCTTGCTTCTGGAAAGACCCATAAATAAATGACGGTTCATGTACTATTGCCAGACACCAGTGGCTAAGATCGCTGTACAACGGAGGTGGTGAGAAATAAATCGAGATTTTGTTTGGAGATAAGTACTTGACATTTATAGGAACAACGATGTATGTCTTGCTGAATATATCGACGTTCCTGGTCCATTTTGCCACCCCCTTGTAACCCTCCTCTGTCAGTTTTTGAAAAAAGAAGGTGTTGCAGATATGTATTTGCTGGGACAACAAGGAGCTCTTTTCCTCGAGCTCCCTGTACCATAACCTGATATGGATCAAATGAGCAATAAAACGGGACTGGATTAAGTAACACCTACCTCAGTCCAAACTCAACGATAACATCGTTGAGAAACCTTCCTGGTCGTAGTCGAGCGACGTCCTTCTCGAATATTTGAACACAGCCGAGAGTATTAAAAGGGTATTCCAGGACTCTATGGGGAGTTTTGTTCAGCCTAAACGAAACCTTGCACGGACAGGTAATGCACTTTTCATTCTTGGGCGGTTTTGGTCCCTGTTTCTCTTCGTCGTGATCTGGGGGAAAACGATGGAGGCAAA
Proteins encoded:
- a CDS encoding uncharacterized protein (MEROPS:MER0011024), which produces MATERLSPHSRTERDLNWRPKCPRAVVAVQTVPVRFAPPPSPCMPNLTQRIRSGFSGEEPHNARPLKVLELHPDLIASCSSLPCLYERLYAYDSHDSSETNVQTRLPPSEKEKDEDEMQVEVQEVEGLSVEGQEVEGLSVEEQEVEGLSVEGQEVEGLGREGQDVEGLGVEGQAVEHLSVEEQGVEVSGRNDHDEEKQGPKPPKNEKVLEYPFNTLGCVQIFEKDVARLRPGRFLNDVIVEFGLRLWYRELEEKSSLLSQQIHICNTFFFQKLTEEGYKGVAKWTRNVDIFSKTYIVVPINVKYLSPNKISIYFSPPPLTRIFILDSLGHANDQVVDSLGKYLKSEVVDKKNMSRDSLTEPTGVVMQVPQQTNGCDCGIFLLHYVRTFFKNVAYIQDMVINRPGLWDIGGIGEHRKKLADRIRELSKEWKKRKGIGR